The following coding sequences lie in one Corallococcus macrosporus genomic window:
- a CDS encoding amidohydrolase family protein — MTEPHLSNGRYVVVTSDGHAGPPARTFRDYLEKKHWNAFEDYLKESRGTPDGKPAAPAGAPAEASSDTFVESMKTIGLSEEAASEFTANVSFADASESLWDPARRLAVLEKDGVVGDVIFPDGNVDNEPPFGAGYAHGRRGIGQMGGGEPGKQPELYPVELVAAGARAYNRWLSEFCATNPGRHAGVAILPTHDVGLMVEEVKRAHASGLTGGVLLPLLLLTEMRGYNDPIYEPLWSVCEDLGMPVNVHAGGGQPPYGTSPDAFLIRMTELSFYGSAPLWYMMWGGVFERHPKLKVVFTEQSAYWAPQKLAELDFYYDMPWFAAVRQTLRMKPSEYWARQCYVGTFMFREEAEQRHAIGLKNILWGSDFPHLEGTWPHSKKSMQFTFSGMPSLDVSMMVGGNAIDVYNFDRQKLAQVAAKVGPLAEEVNKPLTQGPPGHLGMGFRYGLKSAAPPSTSAA, encoded by the coding sequence ATGACCGAGCCGCATCTTTCGAATGGCCGCTACGTCGTCGTCACCTCGGACGGCCACGCCGGACCGCCGGCCCGCACGTTCCGGGACTACCTGGAGAAGAAGCACTGGAACGCGTTCGAGGACTACCTGAAGGAGAGCCGGGGCACTCCGGACGGCAAGCCCGCCGCCCCTGCTGGCGCGCCGGCCGAGGCTTCGTCGGACACCTTCGTGGAGAGCATGAAGACGATTGGCCTCTCCGAGGAGGCCGCGTCCGAGTTCACGGCGAACGTGTCGTTCGCGGACGCGTCGGAGAGCCTGTGGGACCCGGCGCGTCGGCTGGCCGTGCTGGAGAAGGACGGCGTGGTGGGTGACGTCATCTTCCCGGACGGCAACGTGGACAACGAGCCGCCCTTTGGCGCGGGGTACGCGCATGGCCGGAGAGGCATTGGCCAGATGGGCGGCGGGGAGCCGGGAAAGCAGCCGGAGCTGTATCCGGTGGAGCTGGTGGCCGCGGGAGCGCGTGCGTACAACCGGTGGCTGTCGGAGTTCTGTGCCACCAACCCGGGACGTCACGCGGGCGTGGCCATCCTCCCGACGCATGACGTGGGCTTGATGGTGGAGGAGGTCAAGCGCGCGCATGCCTCCGGGCTGACGGGCGGCGTGCTGCTGCCGCTGCTGCTGCTGACGGAGATGCGCGGCTACAACGACCCCATCTACGAGCCGCTCTGGTCGGTGTGCGAGGACCTGGGCATGCCCGTGAACGTGCACGCGGGTGGCGGCCAGCCGCCGTACGGCACGTCGCCGGACGCGTTCCTCATCCGCATGACGGAGCTGAGCTTCTACGGCTCCGCGCCCCTCTGGTACATGATGTGGGGCGGCGTGTTCGAGCGGCACCCGAAGCTCAAGGTGGTGTTCACCGAGCAGTCCGCGTACTGGGCGCCGCAGAAGCTGGCGGAGCTGGACTTCTACTACGACATGCCGTGGTTCGCGGCGGTGCGCCAGACGCTGCGCATGAAGCCGAGCGAGTACTGGGCGCGCCAGTGCTACGTGGGGACGTTCATGTTCCGCGAGGAGGCGGAGCAGCGTCACGCCATCGGGTTGAAGAACATCCTCTGGGGGTCGGACTTCCCGCACCTGGAGGGCACGTGGCCGCACTCGAAGAAGTCGATGCAGTTCACCTTCTCCGGGATGCCGTCGCTGGACGTGTCGATGATGGTCGGAGGCAACGCCATCGACGTGTACAACTTCGACCGGCAGAAGCTGGCCCAGGTGGCGGCGAAGGTCGGCCCCCTGGCGGAGGAGGTCAACAAGCCCCTCACGCAGGGCCCGCCGGGACACCTGGGCATGGGCTTCCGCTACGGCCTGAAGTCGGCCGCGCCGCCGTCGACGTCCGCGGCGTAG
- a CDS encoding sigma-70 family RNA polymerase sigma factor: MFPAPTPLASAFLAASDCAPASLPEPARLEGLLTSAIERAGSRWAGLEVEPREFVVFVAERLTSPPALLAALAGDSPALSELYLTFGCLRHQRAALQFFEDGYLREVGAFVSGVDRSPAFVAEVRQLLREKLFTAEPGSEPKIAEFTGGGALGGWVRVAALRIALNLKRSEARADAVAQDSMETAFGEQLGPELDHLRSRYREAFTEAVRAALGQVSDRDRTLMRLYHVEALSLEAIAALYRVHMSTISRWLSRAREQVAETTTRQLCERLGVGASSVDSIAALVVSQVDLSLTRLLGPGG; the protein is encoded by the coding sequence GTGTTCCCTGCTCCCACCCCGCTGGCTTCCGCCTTCCTCGCGGCCTCTGACTGCGCGCCGGCTTCGCTTCCGGAGCCCGCGCGGCTGGAGGGGCTGCTCACCTCGGCCATCGAGCGCGCCGGCTCGCGCTGGGCCGGCCTGGAGGTGGAGCCCCGGGAGTTCGTCGTGTTCGTCGCGGAGCGGCTGACGTCCCCTCCGGCCCTGCTGGCCGCACTCGCCGGGGACTCGCCTGCGCTCTCGGAGCTGTACCTGACCTTCGGGTGTCTGCGGCACCAGCGCGCCGCGCTCCAGTTCTTCGAGGACGGCTACCTCCGCGAGGTTGGCGCGTTCGTGTCCGGCGTGGACCGATCGCCCGCGTTCGTGGCGGAGGTGCGGCAGCTTCTGCGCGAGAAGCTGTTCACCGCGGAGCCGGGCTCCGAGCCGAAGATCGCGGAGTTCACCGGTGGCGGCGCGCTGGGCGGATGGGTGCGGGTGGCGGCGCTGCGCATCGCGCTCAACCTCAAGCGCTCCGAAGCGCGGGCCGACGCCGTGGCCCAGGACTCCATGGAGACGGCCTTCGGTGAGCAGCTGGGACCCGAGCTGGATCACCTGCGCTCTCGCTACCGCGAGGCCTTCACGGAGGCCGTGCGCGCGGCGCTGGGTCAGGTGTCCGACCGGGACCGCACGCTGATGCGCCTGTACCACGTGGAGGCGCTGTCCCTGGAGGCCATCGCGGCGCTGTACCGCGTGCATATGTCCACCATTTCGCGCTGGCTCAGCCGCGCCCGCGAACAGGTGGCGGAGACCACGACGCGGCAGCTCTGCGAGCGCCTGGGGGTCGGTGCGTCGTCGGTGGACAGCATCGCGGCGCTGGTCGTGAGCCAGGTGGACTTGAGCCTCACGCGGCTCCTGGGCCCGGGGGGCTGA
- a CDS encoding SMP-30/gluconolactonase/LRE family protein, with amino-acid sequence MRIPSWLSAVTLASVVSACEPFPQSPGSVPTEVQWPSEDFYPEGIASAKDGTLYAGSLGTGAIARVKPGALGAEVFVPGRAAFGVYGLEVDEAHDTLWACTYDDLLLPAQPSYLTAYALSTGIQKASHAMPSEVSFCNDVTVDAAGNVYATDSFGNAVFRLPLGGTALETWSADAAYEPSEPGAFTLNGIAYDGARRLYVVKSDTGALFAIDIQPDGSASAPVTIPVEPALVTPDGLEWVDSERLLVVENTAGQASMVTLGEGAGVKEVLANGFVEPTAAALTEDGAWVLESQMGFLFGTPGTPALPFRAYRVAVPPLLP; translated from the coding sequence ATGCGCATCCCTTCCTGGCTGTCCGCCGTCACCCTTGCCTCCGTCGTCTCCGCCTGCGAGCCCTTCCCGCAGTCCCCTGGCTCCGTCCCCACCGAGGTGCAGTGGCCCAGCGAGGACTTCTATCCGGAGGGCATCGCGTCCGCGAAGGACGGCACGCTCTACGCGGGCAGCCTGGGCACGGGCGCCATCGCTCGCGTCAAGCCGGGAGCGTTGGGCGCGGAGGTCTTCGTCCCGGGCCGTGCCGCCTTCGGCGTCTACGGGCTCGAGGTGGATGAGGCGCATGACACGCTCTGGGCCTGCACCTACGACGACCTCCTGCTGCCCGCGCAGCCCTCGTACCTGACCGCGTACGCGCTCTCCACGGGGATCCAGAAGGCCAGCCACGCCATGCCCAGCGAGGTCAGCTTCTGCAACGACGTGACCGTCGACGCCGCGGGCAACGTGTATGCGACGGACTCGTTCGGCAACGCGGTCTTCCGGCTGCCCCTGGGAGGGACGGCGCTGGAGACCTGGTCCGCGGATGCCGCGTACGAGCCCTCCGAGCCGGGCGCCTTCACCCTCAATGGCATCGCCTACGACGGGGCCCGCAGGCTCTACGTCGTGAAGAGCGATACGGGCGCGCTGTTCGCCATCGACATCCAGCCGGATGGAAGCGCATCGGCGCCCGTGACCATCCCGGTGGAGCCAGCGCTGGTGACGCCGGACGGGCTGGAGTGGGTGGACTCGGAGCGGCTGCTGGTCGTGGAGAACACGGCCGGTCAGGCCTCCATGGTAACGCTCGGTGAAGGCGCCGGGGTGAAGGAGGTGCTCGCCAACGGGTTCGTGGAGCCGACCGCCGCCGCGCTCACCGAGGACGGCGCGTGGGTGCTGGAGTCGCAGATGGGCTTCCTCTTCGGCACGCCGGGGACGCCCGCCCTGCCCTTCCGCGCGTACCGGGTCGCGGTGCCCCCGCTTCTGCCGTGA
- a CDS encoding serine/threonine-protein kinase codes for MSGCPSEETILAFVEDRLPPEQRALAEAHLSRCESCGSLLAAVAATWHAEGRLAEAAPPLRSFAPGERVGPYVIVTHAGSGAMGDVYRARDERLGRDVALKVLPARFAQDAERLARFRQEARAAGALSHPHLLTLFDVGTHEDVPYLVTEWLDGVTLRTRLMRGPLPLEQVLRLGLQLAQGLAAAHARGIVHRDLKPANIFLCSNGSARILDFGLARLTERGEDASLTQSGAVVGTAGYMAPEQIRGQGVDARADVFSLGAVLHEAVSGHAPFGGESPVERMSAALRDEPPVLPGELGTVIARCLAKDPGDRFQSAQDLAFALESLTARGTPLAVRRRPLPRAALVAFAAVVLLFVAGGLVAFVRGQSAPAAQASRPTYRPITFRRGHVLNARFSADGHTVLYGAAWEGGRAELYSARTERPLSQPLGHPADVLAASSRGELAVLLEPRFFDADHGSGTLGLMPLGGGAPRAVLDGVLEADWGRSDGPLAVVRRVGENFRLEQPPGTVRFESQGWISHARVSPDGARIAFLFHAHPKDDRGGVWVLEKDGPPRELSADWASIRGLAWAPDGREVWFTASRTGADSELFAVDLRGTPRPVDRIAGRMVLHDISSEGAVLVDHPVIRTGLAFGQEGAERDLAWSDSSFMTDLSRDGRTVIFAEGGEVEGPTYGAYLRTTDGAPPVRLGDGIPMALSPDGKQVFTARYGERMEYLLLPTGAGEPRPLSLAPVATVLTARWFPDGRRLLLRATEEGHRARLWVFEPGAGAPMPITAEGTGFDTAISPDGARLAAVDAGGNLRVLSATGEARSTVPGRFTHQSVVGWDASGEALYLRSVSLPVRISRVDLKTGASTPHLTVPARGVLPGLISVMTLALSADGKFYAYSYNEALSRLFLVEGLAKAWHSPH; via the coding sequence ATGTCGGGATGTCCTTCCGAGGAAACGATTCTCGCCTTCGTGGAGGACCGCCTGCCGCCAGAGCAGCGCGCCCTCGCCGAGGCCCACCTCTCACGCTGTGAGTCCTGCGGCTCGCTGCTCGCGGCCGTCGCGGCGACGTGGCACGCGGAGGGCCGGCTCGCCGAGGCGGCCCCTCCGCTGCGCTCCTTCGCTCCAGGGGAGCGGGTGGGGCCGTACGTCATCGTCACGCATGCCGGCAGTGGCGCGATGGGGGACGTGTACCGGGCGCGCGATGAGCGGCTGGGCCGGGACGTGGCGCTGAAGGTGCTCCCGGCGCGGTTCGCCCAGGATGCGGAGCGGCTGGCGCGCTTCCGGCAGGAGGCCCGCGCGGCGGGGGCGCTGTCCCATCCGCACCTGCTCACCCTGTTCGACGTGGGGACCCACGAGGACGTGCCGTACCTCGTCACCGAGTGGCTGGACGGCGTCACCCTGCGGACGCGATTGATGCGCGGACCGCTGCCGCTGGAGCAGGTGCTGCGGCTGGGCCTTCAACTGGCGCAGGGGCTGGCGGCCGCGCATGCACGCGGCATCGTCCACCGCGACCTCAAGCCCGCGAACATCTTCCTCTGCTCGAACGGGAGCGCGCGCATCCTCGACTTCGGCCTGGCGCGGCTCACCGAGCGCGGCGAGGACGCGTCACTGACCCAGAGCGGCGCGGTGGTGGGCACCGCCGGGTACATGGCGCCGGAGCAGATCCGCGGACAGGGCGTGGATGCGCGCGCGGACGTGTTCTCGCTCGGCGCGGTGCTCCACGAGGCCGTGAGCGGCCATGCTCCCTTCGGCGGTGAAAGCCCGGTGGAGCGGATGAGCGCCGCGCTCCGCGATGAGCCCCCCGTGCTGCCGGGAGAGCTGGGGACGGTGATTGCTCGCTGTCTGGCGAAGGACCCGGGCGACCGGTTCCAGTCCGCGCAGGACCTGGCCTTCGCCCTGGAGTCCCTCACGGCTCGCGGAACGCCCCTGGCCGTGCGGCGGCGCCCCCTTCCTCGCGCGGCCCTGGTTGCGTTCGCGGCCGTCGTGCTGCTGTTCGTGGCCGGCGGGCTCGTGGCGTTCGTGCGCGGTCAGTCGGCCCCCGCGGCTCAGGCGTCGCGCCCGACCTACCGCCCCATCACGTTCCGCCGGGGCCACGTGCTCAACGCTCGGTTCTCCGCGGACGGACACACCGTGCTCTATGGCGCGGCGTGGGAGGGAGGCCGCGCGGAGCTCTACAGCGCGCGCACCGAACGGCCGTTGTCCCAACCGCTGGGGCACCCCGCGGATGTGCTCGCCGCATCGTCACGCGGGGAGCTGGCGGTGTTGTTGGAGCCCCGCTTCTTCGACGCGGACCACGGCAGCGGGACGCTGGGCCTGATGCCGCTGGGTGGTGGCGCGCCACGGGCCGTGCTCGACGGCGTGCTGGAGGCGGACTGGGGGCGGAGCGATGGGCCGCTCGCGGTGGTGCGCCGCGTGGGCGAGAACTTCCGGCTGGAGCAGCCCCCCGGCACGGTGCGCTTCGAGTCCCAGGGATGGATCAGCCACGCGCGCGTGTCTCCGGATGGAGCACGGATCGCGTTCCTGTTCCACGCGCATCCGAAGGACGACCGGGGCGGGGTCTGGGTGCTGGAGAAGGACGGTCCGCCCCGGGAGCTCTCCGCGGACTGGGCCAGCATCCGAGGGCTCGCGTGGGCTCCGGACGGGCGCGAGGTGTGGTTCACCGCCTCCCGCACGGGAGCCGACTCCGAGCTGTTCGCGGTCGACCTGCGGGGCACCCCGCGGCCGGTGGATCGGATCGCCGGGAGGATGGTGCTGCACGACATCTCCAGCGAGGGCGCCGTGCTGGTGGACCACCCGGTGATCCGCACCGGGCTCGCGTTCGGTCAGGAGGGCGCGGAGCGCGACCTGGCGTGGTCGGACTCCTCGTTCATGACGGACCTGTCGCGCGATGGCCGGACGGTCATCTTCGCGGAAGGTGGCGAGGTGGAGGGTCCCACCTACGGGGCCTATCTGCGGACCACCGATGGCGCCCCGCCGGTGCGGTTGGGAGACGGCATCCCCATGGCGCTGTCTCCAGACGGCAAGCAGGTGTTCACGGCGCGCTACGGCGAGCGGATGGAGTACCTGCTGCTGCCCACGGGCGCGGGAGAGCCGCGTCCCCTGTCGCTCGCGCCGGTCGCCACGGTGCTCACCGCGCGCTGGTTCCCGGATGGAAGGCGATTGCTGCTGAGAGCCACCGAGGAGGGCCACCGCGCCCGCCTGTGGGTGTTCGAGCCCGGTGCCGGAGCCCCCATGCCCATCACGGCGGAGGGCACGGGCTTCGACACAGCCATCTCTCCGGACGGCGCACGGCTCGCGGCGGTGGATGCGGGAGGAAACCTCCGCGTGCTCTCCGCGACGGGCGAGGCGCGAAGCACGGTCCCCGGCCGCTTCACGCACCAGTCAGTGGTGGGCTGGGACGCGAGCGGCGAAGCCCTCTACCTTCGAAGCGTCTCGCTGCCGGTGCGCATCTCCCGGGTCGACCTGAAGACCGGCGCGAGCACGCCGCACCTGACGGTCCCCGCGCGAGGCGTCCTGCCGGGCCTCATCTCCGTGATGACGCTGGCGCTCTCCGCGGACGGAAAGTTCTACGCATACAGCTACAACGAAGCGCTCTCACGACTGTTCCTGGTGGAGGGATTGGCCAAGGCCTGGCATTCGCCACACTGA
- a CDS encoding superoxide dismutase gives MPFTLPELPYKKDALAPHMSAETLEYHHDKHHATYVNKLNELTAGKPEAAKSLVEVILSSDGAVFNNAAQVWNHTFFWNCMTPSNGGGKPTGEVAEAINRDFGSYEEFKRQFADAAATQFGSGWAWLVQDSAGKLSVMKTANADLPMKHGKKALLTIDVWEHAYYIDYRNARPKFIETFLTSLVNWDFVNQNLKATDVK, from the coding sequence ATGCCCTTCACGCTGCCCGAGCTCCCGTACAAGAAGGACGCGCTGGCCCCCCACATGAGCGCGGAGACGCTGGAGTACCACCACGACAAGCACCACGCGACGTACGTCAACAAGCTGAACGAGCTGACCGCGGGCAAGCCCGAGGCCGCCAAGTCCCTGGTGGAGGTCATCCTCAGCAGCGACGGCGCCGTGTTCAACAACGCCGCGCAGGTGTGGAACCACACCTTCTTCTGGAACTGCATGACCCCGAGCAACGGCGGTGGCAAGCCGACGGGTGAGGTCGCGGAGGCCATCAACCGCGACTTCGGTTCCTACGAGGAGTTCAAGCGCCAGTTCGCCGACGCCGCCGCCACGCAGTTCGGCTCCGGCTGGGCGTGGCTGGTGCAGGACAGCGCCGGCAAGCTGTCCGTGATGAAGACGGCCAACGCGGACCTGCCGATGAAGCACGGCAAGAAGGCCCTGCTCACCATCGACGTCTGGGAGCACGCCTATTACATCGACTACCGCAACGCGCGCCCCAAGTTCATCGAGACCTTCCTCACCAGCCTGGTGAACTGGGACTTCGTGAACCAGAACCTGAAGGCCACCGACGTCAAGTGA
- a CDS encoding flavin reductase family protein, with product MTQSGTEGVSALEFREAMSRWASGVAVVSVRDTDGVAATTVSSFSSLSLTPPLIVLALQQSSRTLKRVEAARRFSVSVLSTSQRDVSVRCAKGEAEGLVFDESAFVQDSLVGLACTLLDVHRYGDHLLLVGRVERIQRGAEAEPLLYWNRAYRALTAHPEPGPAPK from the coding sequence ATGACTCAGAGCGGTACTGAAGGGGTGTCGGCCCTGGAGTTCCGGGAGGCGATGTCCCGGTGGGCGAGCGGGGTGGCGGTGGTCTCCGTCCGGGACACGGACGGGGTCGCGGCGACGACGGTCAGCTCCTTCAGCTCCCTCTCCCTGACGCCTCCGCTGATTGTCCTGGCGCTCCAGCAGTCCTCCCGCACGCTCAAGCGCGTGGAGGCTGCCCGTCGCTTCAGTGTGAGCGTGTTGTCCACCTCCCAACGCGACGTGTCGGTCCGCTGCGCGAAGGGGGAGGCCGAAGGCCTGGTGTTCGACGAAAGCGCCTTCGTGCAGGACAGCCTGGTGGGTCTGGCGTGCACTCTGTTGGATGTGCACCGTTACGGCGATCACCTGTTGCTGGTGGGCCGCGTGGAGCGCATCCAGCGGGGAGCAGAGGCCGAGCCGCTGCTCTACTGGAACCGGGCGTATCGCGCGCTGACGGCGCACCCGGAGCCAGGGCCCGCCCCGAAGTAG
- a CDS encoding AAA family ATPase: MDPLWGETLRRLDALLVQVCDLEEARASKLRGEQESGWDAVRTTVRPSAAELAFSTALVETPLLGASPPLPFARLRASLRIDTVEEEALLLLLAAWLEPRYPRLFAVLQDETAQGWNVERLLLTVLGRTPARAQRLMASLTDSGLLVGGGLLQPGAGAFPPMLRPVDLAPEVREALLELPRPSVLGDLTLEWHGADAPPSGERAAPGHFAVVHGEGERLGVALGLAAEAGMPLVVARWAGTQEPASMARAVWRLASVRGAVLALDVSGCERALALSVTETLSGLCQRFGGRALVLADSAQPVAVPHHEAPALGFIQRRALWLEEARTRGLSLTEADAGRLASGFRGGLQEIRRVFDSAPGGNADALRAAASRLVQVPLRHGYRLETSRTFADLVVRDTTRAALERLLFYVAQRDRVAEERGLARRFRLHTGPVALFSGRSGTGKTLAAEVIAHAVGRPLYVVDLSRLVSKYVGETEKNIDEVLSHGERAGAVLFFDEADSLFSARTEVSNANDRFANLEVGFLLQRIERHDGLIILATNLQTAIDEAFLRRFHARIEFPFPEVEERRRIWELMLPEGVPRSGTLDLAGLAQRHRLAGGDIRNAALKAIFLAEQAGAPLAQEHLERAVALELYELGRLSRRPEADAPADAGTRLRRVAEVFQEALDAQLRQHFLKEIHILHGSPTREALAGKRPAVSLALYRLAVTQSGALRLGVIVSAWSNRAEEEHELLGVLHGLLARGLPHELDGRKVTPRVQESYDFDLLHRFWSSHGHPIRASLVLDVEMA, encoded by the coding sequence ATGGATCCGTTGTGGGGGGAGACGCTGAGGCGTCTGGATGCGCTGCTGGTCCAGGTGTGTGACCTGGAGGAGGCCCGCGCGTCGAAGCTTCGGGGTGAACAGGAGAGCGGCTGGGACGCCGTGCGCACCACGGTGCGACCCTCCGCGGCGGAGCTGGCCTTCAGCACCGCGCTCGTGGAGACGCCGCTCCTGGGCGCTTCGCCTCCCCTTCCCTTCGCCCGGCTGCGCGCGTCGCTGCGCATCGACACCGTGGAGGAGGAGGCGCTGCTGCTCTTGCTCGCGGCCTGGCTGGAGCCTCGCTACCCGCGCCTGTTCGCCGTGCTCCAGGACGAGACCGCGCAGGGCTGGAACGTGGAGCGGCTGCTGCTCACCGTGCTGGGCCGCACGCCCGCTCGCGCGCAGCGCTTGATGGCGTCGCTGACGGACAGCGGGCTGCTCGTGGGAGGCGGCCTGTTGCAGCCGGGCGCTGGCGCCTTTCCTCCCATGCTCCGGCCCGTGGACCTGGCTCCGGAGGTCCGCGAGGCCCTGCTGGAATTGCCCCGCCCCTCCGTGCTGGGCGACCTCACGCTGGAGTGGCATGGCGCGGACGCACCGCCGTCTGGCGAGCGCGCGGCGCCAGGGCACTTCGCCGTCGTGCATGGCGAGGGTGAACGCCTGGGCGTGGCGCTGGGGCTCGCCGCCGAGGCGGGGATGCCGCTGGTCGTCGCGCGGTGGGCCGGCACGCAGGAGCCTGCGTCCATGGCTCGGGCCGTCTGGCGCCTGGCCTCCGTGCGCGGCGCCGTGCTGGCCCTGGACGTGTCCGGGTGTGAGCGGGCGCTGGCGCTCTCCGTCACGGAGACGCTGTCGGGCCTGTGCCAGCGGTTCGGCGGGCGGGCCCTGGTGCTCGCGGACTCCGCGCAGCCGGTCGCCGTGCCGCACCACGAGGCCCCGGCCCTGGGCTTCATCCAGCGGCGCGCGCTGTGGCTGGAGGAGGCCCGGACCCGGGGACTGTCATTGACGGAGGCGGACGCGGGACGGCTGGCGTCTGGCTTTCGCGGCGGGCTCCAGGAGATCCGCCGCGTGTTCGATTCAGCTCCGGGAGGGAACGCGGACGCCCTTCGCGCCGCGGCGTCGCGGCTGGTGCAGGTGCCGCTGCGCCATGGCTACCGGCTGGAGACGTCCCGGACGTTCGCGGACCTGGTGGTGCGCGACACGACCCGCGCGGCGCTGGAGCGCCTGCTGTTCTACGTGGCCCAGCGCGACCGCGTCGCCGAGGAGCGCGGCCTGGCTCGCCGCTTCCGGCTGCACACCGGCCCGGTGGCCCTGTTCTCCGGACGCTCCGGCACCGGCAAGACGCTGGCCGCGGAGGTCATCGCCCACGCGGTGGGCCGGCCGCTGTACGTCGTGGACCTGTCGCGGCTCGTCAGCAAGTACGTGGGCGAGACGGAGAAGAACATCGACGAGGTGCTGTCCCACGGCGAGCGCGCGGGCGCGGTGCTGTTCTTCGATGAAGCGGACTCGCTGTTCTCCGCGCGCACGGAGGTCAGCAACGCCAATGATCGCTTCGCCAACCTGGAGGTCGGCTTCCTCCTCCAGCGCATCGAGCGTCACGACGGGCTGATCATCCTCGCCACCAACCTCCAGACCGCCATCGACGAAGCGTTCCTGCGCCGCTTCCATGCGCGCATCGAGTTCCCCTTCCCCGAGGTCGAGGAGCGCCGCCGCATCTGGGAGCTGATGCTTCCGGAGGGTGTGCCCCGCTCGGGGACGCTCGACCTGGCGGGGCTGGCCCAGCGGCACCGGCTGGCGGGCGGCGACATCCGCAACGCCGCGCTCAAGGCCATCTTCCTCGCCGAGCAGGCCGGTGCGCCGCTGGCCCAGGAGCACCTGGAGCGCGCCGTCGCCCTGGAGCTGTACGAGCTGGGCCGGCTGTCCCGGCGTCCGGAGGCGGATGCCCCCGCGGACGCGGGGACCCGGCTGCGCCGCGTGGCGGAGGTGTTCCAGGAGGCGCTGGACGCGCAGCTGCGCCAGCACTTCCTCAAGGAGATCCACATCCTCCACGGCTCTCCCACCCGGGAGGCGCTCGCGGGGAAGCGGCCCGCCGTGTCGCTCGCGCTGTACCGGCTGGCCGTCACCCAGAGCGGCGCGCTGCGGCTGGGCGTCATCGTCTCCGCCTGGTCCAACCGCGCGGAGGAGGAGCACGAGCTGCTCGGCGTGCTCCATGGGCTGCTGGCGCGCGGCCTCCCGCATGAGCTGGATGGCCGCAAGGTCACCCCTCGCGTCCAGGAGAGCTACGACTTCGACCTGCTCCACCGCTTCTGGAGCAGTCATGGACATCCCATCCGGGCCTCCCTGGTGCTGGACGTGGAGATGGCCTAG